The Streptomyces durmitorensis genome contains the following window.
CCGGGTCCTCGTACAGGCCGATGTGCGGGGTGATCCCGGGGAGCAGATGGTCGCCGGAGAACAGGCGGCCGTGTCCGGGCAGTCGCGCCGGGTGCTCCTCCTCCAGGTGCAGGCAGACGTGGCCCGGGGTGTGGCCGGGCGTCCAGATCGCGCGGAGCCTGCGCCCCGGCAGTTCGAGCAGCTCGCCCGGAGTGATGTCGCGGTCGGGGAGCGCGGCGGCCATGCCGGGAAGGCGGGGCGCGCGGCCCGCGTCCCGGGCGGCGATGAGGGGGCCCAGGTGGTCGGCGGGGGCGCCCGCGGCCGTCAGCTTCTCCACCATGTAGTCGAACCAGCGCGCGGGCGGCCCGGACCGCGTGCGGCGTACGACCGACGCGTCCGCCTCGTGCATCGCGATCCACGCGCCCGACGCCTCGCGGACCTTGGCCGACAGGCCGTGGTGGTCGGGGTGGTGGTGGGTGATGACGACGCCGTGCACCGCGTCGGGGGACGTGCCGCAGGCGGCGAGGCCGGTGGCGAGCGCGTCCCAGGACGTGGGGTCGTCCCAGCCTGTGTCGACGAGGACCGGCCCTGCGTCGGTGTCCAGGAGGTGGACGAGCGTGAAGCCCAGGGGGTTGTCCGGGATCGGGACCTTGATGCTCCACACGCCCCCGCCGTGCTCGGTCACCTGCGGGTCGGTCACCTGCGTCATCGGGAGCCCTCATCTCTCGTCGGCTGCGCGGCCACGACCACGGCCCCCACCACCATAACTAGAACTAGTTCCAATGATCGCCCAAGTCGACTGTTTCGACAGGCTACTTGCACCTTGCTCTCCGTGGACTACTGGAACTAGAACTGGTATCAGTTCTGAAACACAGTCCTGAAACAGTGTCAGAAAGCGTGCCGCGCAGGCGGAATCCCGCAGGAGGCAGTCAGCCATGACCGAGCTCGTGGAACACGGACAGCTTTTCATCGGCGGGGAGCTGGTGGACCCCCTCGGCAAGGACGTCATCGAGGTGATCTCGCCGCACACCGGCCAGGTCTTCGCGCGGGTGCCGCACGCCGCGCCCGCCGATGTCGACCGGGCCGTCGCCACCGCGCGCAAGGCGTTCGACGAGGGGCCCTGGCCCCGGATGACGCTCGACGAGCGGATCGAGGTCATCACCAGGATCAAGGACGCGATCGCCGTACGGCACGAGGAGATCGCCCGTGTCATCAGCTCCGAGAACGGCACCCCGTACACCTCCAGCATCATGGTGCAGGCCCTCGCCGCGATGATGGTCTGGGACTCGGCGCTCACGGTCGCCAAGAACTTCACGTACGAGGAAGCCCGCGACGGAGCCCTCGGCAAGATCCTCGTGCGGCGCGAGCCGGTGGGTGTCGTGGCGGCCGTCGTCCCGTGGAACGTCCCCCAGTTCACCGCGGCGGCCAAGCTCGCGCCCGCGCTGCTCGCCGGGTGTCCGGTGATCCTCAAGACCTCGCCCGAGGCGCCGCTCGACGCGTACATACTCGCCGACATCGCCACCGAGGCGGGGCTGCCGAAGGGCGTGCTCTCGATCATCTCGGCGGACCGCGAGGTGAGCGAGTACCTCGTCGGGCACCCCGGCATCGACAAGGTGTCCTTCACCGGCTCCGTCGGCGCCGGCAAGCGCGTCATGGAGGTCGCGGCCCGCAATCTCACGCGCGTGACCCTGGAGTTGGGCGGCAAGTCGGCCGCGGTGATCCTGCCGGACGCGGACGCGGCGACCGCGGTAGCGGGCATCGTCCCCTTCGCCTGGATGATCAACGGCCAGGCCTGCGTGGCCCAGACCCGCATCCTCGTGCCCCACTCCCGCTACGACGAGTTCGCCGAGGCCTTCGCCGCCGCGGCCTCCGCGCTCAAGATCGGCGACCCGCTCGACCCGGAGACCGAACTCGGCCCGCTCGTCGCCCAGCGCCAGCAGCAGCGCTCGCTCGACTACATCCGCATCGGCCAGGAGGAAGGCGCCAAGATCCTGACGGGCGGCGGCCGTCCGGCCGGGCTCGACGACGGCTGGTACGTCGAGCCGACGCTCCTGGGCAGCGTGGACAACTCGATGCGCGTCGCCCGCGAGGAGATCTTCGGCCCGGTCATCTGCCTTCTTCCGTACGGCGACGAGAGCGAGGCAGTGAAGATCGCCAACGACTCCGACTACGGGCTCAGCGGCAGCGTCTGGACGGCGGACGTGGAGCGCGGCATCGACATCGCGCGGCGGGTGCGCACCGGGACGTACTCCGTGAACACCTTCAGCCTCGACATGCTCGGCCCGTTCGGCGGCTACAAGAACTCCGGTCTGGGACGGGAGTTCGGGCCCGAGGGGTACGGCGAGTACTTCGAGCACAAGATGATCCATCTCCCGGCGGGCTACGAAGGGGCGGGTGCCTGATGGGTGACCGCTGGCACGTCGAGGTGGACCGGTCGGTCTGCATCGGCTCCGGGATGTGCGTGATCACGGCGCCGGGCGGCTTCGCGCTCGACTCCGCCCGCCAGTCGCACCCCGCGGACCCCGAGACCGACGCCAACGAGAAGGTGCTCGAAGCGGCCGAGGGGTGCCCGGTCGAGGCGATCACCATCACGTTGTCCGGCAGCGGGGAGGTCGTTTTTCCGCCGGAGGAGTAGCGGAGTTCGCACCGGCAACGGGCTTTACTCCCGTGACGCCGTCCGCACCGGTTTGTGTGGGTCCTGTGTTCATTATGTGCGCTCGAACGTGTGCGAACAGGACTTTACCCATGCGTTCCGCATGCCCGATCGATGACATCCGTGACTGTCCGTCCCCTTTGCGGCCTGGAACTCTCTGACCCAGACGACATGGGGAGGGGACGCCGTGGACAAGCGGTACGAGGTCTACTGTCTGGCCGACAGGTACTTCTACGAGACTCCGGACCGCTTGTCCGTGGGCGGCACCGCCGCCGCTGCCCCGTACGCGACGGCGGAGCGCGCCGTCCCGGACGGCTGGCGCTCGGTGCGTGCGGGGGACTGGCTCTCGATCGTCCCGGTCGACGCCGAAGGGGAGGCGCGCCCCGCCCCTCAGCAGGGCTGGAAGGTCCACGCCTCCGCGACCCTGGGCAACGCCGACCGCATCGGCGCGATCATCTGGGACTACTGCGTGGAGCGCTCCGTCCCCTTCAAGTTCGTGCCCGCCGCCCACCTCCTGCACCTGCGCAACAGCAAGTACGCGGGGCGCGACAACAGTGGCAAATTCGCCACGATCTACCCGGCCGACGAGGAGCAACTGCACGCTGTCCTGAATGAGTTGGGCAAGCTGCTCGAAGGTTTCGAGGGTCCCTACATCCTGACCGACCTGCGCTGGGAACAAGGGCCGCTCTACGTCAGATACGGGGCCTTCACGCGGCGCATGTGCGACAACGGCAAGGGCACGCTCGTGCCCGCCATCGAGGACGCCCGGGGCGTGCTCGTGCCCGACTCCCGCGACCCGGCCTTCCGGGTGCCCGAGTGGGTGACGCTGCCCGCGTTCCTCGAACCCCAGCTGGCCGCCCGCAACACGACGACCGTCGGCGACCTGCCGTACCGCATCGAGAAGGCCCTGCACTTCTCCAACGGCGGCGGTGTCTACGCGGGAACCGACACCCGCGACGGCCGCAAGGTCGTCCTGAAGGAGGGCCGGCCGCACGCGGGCCTCGCCGCCGACGGCGCCGACGCCGTCGCCCGGCTCGAACGCGAGAAGACCGCCCTGGACAAGCTGTCGGGCCTCGGTGTCGCTCCCGAGGTCCGGGACTGGTTCCTGCTCGGCGACCACCGCTTCCTGGTCATGGACTTCGTCGAGGGCACCACCCTCAACTCCTTCTTCGCCCACCGGCATCCGCTCCTGGTCAGTAGGCCCGACCCCAAGGACATCGCCGACTACACGGCCTGGGCGCTGCGCATGCACCGCCGCGTAGAGGAGGCCGTCACCGCCGTGCACGAGCGCGGCGTCGTCTTCAACGACCTCCACCTCTTCAACATCATGGTCGCGCCCGACGAACAGACCGTGTCCCTCCTCGACTTCGAGGCGGCAGGCTCCGTGGGTGACTCGGGACGCCAGGTCATGGCGCACCCCGGATTCGTCGCGCCGCCGGACCGCACCGGCACGGGCGTCGACCGCTACGCCCTCGCATGCCTGCGGCTCGCCCTCTTCCTGCCGGTCACCTCGCTGCTCGCCGTCGACCGGGGCAAGGCCGCGCATCTGGCCCAGATGATCGCCATCGAATTCCCGGACGTACCGGCGGAGTTCCTGGCCGACGCGGTGGCCGAGATCGAGCGCGGCGGCACCGATGAGCAGGCGCCGGTCCTCGACGCGGGAGCGCCGATGGCCCTGGACGGGGGCGGCCCGGAGCGGAGCGGGACCGGCGCCACCACGGCGGCGAGCACGTCCACGGTGTTCGTCGACCCGGCCGACTGGCCCTACAGCCGCGACTCGATGGTCAAGGCGATCCTCGCATCGGCCACCCCCGAGCGCGACGACCGCCTCTTCCCCGGCGACATCGCCCAGTTCGCCGACAGCGGCGGCCTCGGCCTCGCGCACGGCGCGGCCGGAGTGCTCCTCGCCCTCGACGAGAGCGGCGCCGAGCGCTACGAGGAGGGTGAGCGCTGGCTCCTGAAGCACACCGAGCGCGTCCGCCCCGGCACCCCCCTGGGGCTGCACGACGGCCTCGCGGGCGTCGCCCACGTACTCGGCAGGCTCGGGCACCACGGCCGCGCCCTCGACCTGATGGAGCTCGTCCTCCAGGAGAACTGGCAGCGGCTCTCCTCCGACCTCCAGGGCGGCCTCGCCGGACTCGGCCTCGCCCTCGACGCCCTCGCCCACACCACCGGCGAGGAGGAACTCGCCCAACACGCGCTCAAGGCGGCGGAGTTGCTCGGTGAGCGGCTCGCCGTCGAAAGCACTCCGGGCGGGCGGCCGCGGGCCGGGCTGCTGCACGGGGCCACCGGCCCCGCACTCCTCTTCCTGCGGCTCCACGAGCGCAGCGGCGACCCCGCGCTCCTCGACCTCGCGGCGCGGGCCCTGCGCGCGGATCTGGCCCGGTGCGTGGCGCGTCCGGACGGCAGCCTCGGCGTCGACGAGGGCTGGCGCACGATGCCGTACCTCGGCGACGGGAGCGTCGGCATCGGGATGGTCATCGACGACTACCTCGCGCACCGGGACGACGCCGAGTTCGAGGCGGCACGGCCGGGCATCCTGGCCGCGGCGCGCTCACGCTTCTGCGTGCAGCCGGGCCTGTACCAGGGGCGGGCCGGACTCCTGCTCCACCTCAACCGGACCACCGCGCCGGGCGTCGAGCCCGAGGACATCGCCGAGCAGATCGCGGCGCTCGGCTGGTTCTCCATGTCGTACGAGGGCCAACTCGCCTTCCCCGGCAACCAGATGATGCGCCTGTCCATGGACCTGAACACCGGCACGGCGGGCGCCCTCGTGGCCCTGTCGGCCGCGCTCGGCGACGGCGAGGCGCACGTCCCCTTCCTGCCGCCGCCCCGGCGGCAGCCCCAGAGCCGGTCCCGCCACGCAGCGGGGTCGTGACACCACCCATAAGGACAATACGTCCCCAAATGAGAGGGAAGATCATGGCGCTTCTCGACCTGCAGAGCATGGAGTCCGACGAGATGACCGGTGGCGGCGGCGGTGGCGGCGGCCAGAGCACGGCCAGCCTGCTGCTGTGCTGGAGCGAGGTCAGCCTGGTCATCTGTCTGTGACGCGCTTGCGCGCATGAGCGGTACGGCATCTGACGGCCCGGGCGGCGCCCTCTCGAGGGGGCCCGCC
Protein-coding sequences here:
- a CDS encoding MBL fold metallo-hydrolase → MTQVTDPQVTEHGGGVWSIKVPIPDNPLGFTLVHLLDTDAGPVLVDTGWDDPTSWDALATGLAACGTSPDAVHGVVITHHHPDHHGLSAKVREASGAWIAMHEADASVVRRTRSGPPARWFDYMVEKLTAAGAPADHLGPLIAARDAGRAPRLPGMAAALPDRDITPGELLELPGRRLRAIWTPGHTPGHVCLHLEEEHPARLPGHGRLFSGDHLLPGITPHIGLYEDPDDETVTDPLGDYIDSLERIGRLGVAEVLPAHQYAFTDAPARVREILAHHEERLTDLLALLAEPLTPWQLAEQMEWNRPWAEIRYGSRNIAVSEAEAHVRRLVKLGRAEAVGNDPVRYRAV
- a CDS encoding aldehyde dehydrogenase, coding for MTELVEHGQLFIGGELVDPLGKDVIEVISPHTGQVFARVPHAAPADVDRAVATARKAFDEGPWPRMTLDERIEVITRIKDAIAVRHEEIARVISSENGTPYTSSIMVQALAAMMVWDSALTVAKNFTYEEARDGALGKILVRREPVGVVAAVVPWNVPQFTAAAKLAPALLAGCPVILKTSPEAPLDAYILADIATEAGLPKGVLSIISADREVSEYLVGHPGIDKVSFTGSVGAGKRVMEVAARNLTRVTLELGGKSAAVILPDADAATAVAGIVPFAWMINGQACVAQTRILVPHSRYDEFAEAFAAAASALKIGDPLDPETELGPLVAQRQQQRSLDYIRIGQEEGAKILTGGGRPAGLDDGWYVEPTLLGSVDNSMRVAREEIFGPVICLLPYGDESEAVKIANDSDYGLSGSVWTADVERGIDIARRVRTGTYSVNTFSLDMLGPFGGYKNSGLGREFGPEGYGEYFEHKMIHLPAGYEGAGA
- a CDS encoding ferredoxin; this encodes MGDRWHVEVDRSVCIGSGMCVITAPGGFALDSARQSHPADPETDANEKVLEAAEGCPVEAITITLSGSGEVVFPPEE
- the lanKC gene encoding class III lanthionine synthetase LanKC, which produces MDKRYEVYCLADRYFYETPDRLSVGGTAAAAPYATAERAVPDGWRSVRAGDWLSIVPVDAEGEARPAPQQGWKVHASATLGNADRIGAIIWDYCVERSVPFKFVPAAHLLHLRNSKYAGRDNSGKFATIYPADEEQLHAVLNELGKLLEGFEGPYILTDLRWEQGPLYVRYGAFTRRMCDNGKGTLVPAIEDARGVLVPDSRDPAFRVPEWVTLPAFLEPQLAARNTTTVGDLPYRIEKALHFSNGGGVYAGTDTRDGRKVVLKEGRPHAGLAADGADAVARLEREKTALDKLSGLGVAPEVRDWFLLGDHRFLVMDFVEGTTLNSFFAHRHPLLVSRPDPKDIADYTAWALRMHRRVEEAVTAVHERGVVFNDLHLFNIMVAPDEQTVSLLDFEAAGSVGDSGRQVMAHPGFVAPPDRTGTGVDRYALACLRLALFLPVTSLLAVDRGKAAHLAQMIAIEFPDVPAEFLADAVAEIERGGTDEQAPVLDAGAPMALDGGGPERSGTGATTAASTSTVFVDPADWPYSRDSMVKAILASATPERDDRLFPGDIAQFADSGGLGLAHGAAGVLLALDESGAERYEEGERWLLKHTERVRPGTPLGLHDGLAGVAHVLGRLGHHGRALDLMELVLQENWQRLSSDLQGGLAGLGLALDALAHTTGEEELAQHALKAAELLGERLAVESTPGGRPRAGLLHGATGPALLFLRLHERSGDPALLDLAARALRADLARCVARPDGSLGVDEGWRTMPYLGDGSVGIGMVIDDYLAHRDDAEFEAARPGILAAARSRFCVQPGLYQGRAGLLLHLNRTTAPGVEPEDIAEQIAALGWFSMSYEGQLAFPGNQMMRLSMDLNTGTAGALVALSAALGDGEAHVPFLPPPRRQPQSRSRHAAGS
- a CDS encoding SapB/AmfS family lanthipeptide is translated as MALLDLQSMESDEMTGGGGGGGGQSTASLLLCWSEVSLVICL